The nucleotide window GATGCCCGTGATCGTTTAGTAGAATTGCTTGCTGAATATAAAGCATCAACAGGCTGGCGTGTTATTATTGTGTTTGACGCTTATCTTGTCCCAGGTACTGAACGATTATATGTGAAGCATGATGTTGAAGTGCTATTCACAAGGAAAAATGAAACAGCTGATGAGCGTATAGAAAAATTAACGAATGAGCTAAAGGCTAGAAAAGTACAAATTCATGTTGCAACTTCCGATATGACAGAGCAAAATGTAGTGTTTGGACAAGGGGCATTGCGTAAATCTGCTCGTGAATTGGAAATTGAAATGCAAATTATAAAAAATAACATTTCATCAAAAGTGAAAAAAACGCAAGTAGATAAGCCTGTTTCACGTATCCCTCTATCAAAAGATGTGGAGCTTGCCTTTGAAAAATGGCGGCGAGGCTTGAAGTAGAATGATCTATTTTGATAATATTTATGTTTTACGTAAGTAGGAAATAGTA belongs to Lysinibacillus louembei and includes:
- a CDS encoding NYN domain-containing protein, with translation MQNILLVDGYNMIGAWAELRPLRDKSLEDARDRLVELLAEYKASTGWRVIIVFDAYLVPGTERLYVKHDVEVLFTRKNETADERIEKLTNELKARKVQIHVATSDMTEQNVVFGQGALRKSARELEIEMQIIKNNISSKVKKTQVDKPVSRIPLSKDVELAFEKWRRGLK